From a region of the Castor canadensis chromosome 7, mCasCan1.hap1v2, whole genome shotgun sequence genome:
- the Coa7 gene encoding cytochrome c oxidase assembly factor 7, whose protein sequence is MAGLVDFQDEEQVKSFLENMEVECHYQCYREKDPDGCYRLVDYLEGIQKNFDEAAKVLKFNCEENKHSDSCYKLGAYYVTGKGGLTQDLKAASSCFLMACEKPGKKSVEACHNVGLLAHDGQVNEDGQPDLAKARDYYTRACDGSYASSCFNLSAMFLQGAPGFPKDMGLACKYSVKACDLGHIWACANASRMYKLGDGVDKDEAKAEVLKNRARQLHKEQQKSVQPLTFG, encoded by the exons ATGGCGGGTCTGGTGGACTTCCAGGACGAGGAGCAGGTGAAGTCCTTTCTGGAGAACATGGAGGTGGAGTGCCACTACCAGTGCTACCGCGAGAAGGACCCGGACG GTTGCTATCGGCTGGTGGACTATTTGGAAGGGATCCAGAAGAATTTTGATGAGGCTGCCAAGGTTTTGAAGTTCAACTGTGAAGAGAACAAACACAGTGATAGCTGCTACAAACTGGGGGCCTACTATGTGACAGGAAAAG GTGGACTGACCCAGGACCTGAAAGCTGCCTCCAGCTGCTTTCTGATGGCATGTGAGAAGCCTGGAAAGAAATCTGTGGAAGCCTGTCATAATGTTGGTCTCCTGGCCCATGATGGACAGGTCAATGAGGATGGCCAGCCTGACCTGGCGAAGGCCAGGGACTACTACACACGGGCCTGCGATGGCAGCTATGCTTCTAGCTGCTTCAACCTCAGCGCCATGTTCCTACAGGGTGCCCCTGGCTTTCCCAAGGACATGGGCCTGGCATGCAAATACTCAGTGAAAGCCTGTGACCTTGGCCACATCTGGGCCTGTGCCAATGCCAGCCGCATGTACAAGCTGGGGGATGGTGTTGATAAGGACGAGGCAAAGGCTGAGGTGCTGAAAAATCGGGCCCGGCAGCTACACAAAGAACAGCAGAAAAGTGTCCAGCCCTTAACATTTGGGTAG